The window agatacaaaatttgaaaactagaaaagcagctggaattgataaggtttcgagggATGTACTAAAGatattgggttgggatatagtagcctaccatatttgaagtaatttgattattgtttggatgaaggagctataccaaatgaatagagagttgctatagtagcccctgtgtataaaggaaagggtgatagacataaagctgaaaattacagaaaagtcagtttgacatgcattgcatacaactttgggaaagcattctttctgattacttaagacatgtttgctaaattaataactggtttgatagaaggcagtttgggtttaggaaaggttaatccactgaagctcaatttgtaggattccagcaaggtatagcggatatcctggattcaggaggtcagttggactgtatcgcgattgatctgtctaagcattttatagggtagatcatgggagactactggtaaaaatgagtgcagttggacttgacaaaagagtggctgaatgggttgctctgtttctagaaaacagaactcagagaattagagtaggcgaagctttatctgtccctgtaataattcagaggggaatttctcaaggcagtattattggacctttatgttttcttatatgtatatatcaatgatatgtgtaaagaagtggaaccagagataaggctttttgcagatggtatttttctgtacagagtaataaataaattgctagattgtgagcaactgcaaaatgacctcgataatgttgtgagatggacagctagGCGATtgtgtgttgataaacggggttaaaagtcaggttgtgtgtttcacaaataggaaaagtcctctctgcaCATgaatatgagggtgtttagggtttgtagtaaggttgtaaaggagagggcatataagtctctggtaagatccaaactagagtatggttccagtgtatggggccctcaccaggattacttgattcaagaactggaaaaatccaaagaaaaacagctcgatttgttctgggtgatttccgacaaaagagtagagttacaaaaatgttgcaaagtttgggattggaagaattgggagaaaggagacgagctgctcgtctaagtggtatgttccgagctgtcaatggagattcggcgtggtggacatcagtagacgaataagtttgactggtgactaaatgtaggaaagttcacaatatgaaggtaaaatattcgtttatagaaagggatgttagggattggaataacttaccaagggagatgttcaataaatttccaatttctttgcaatcgtttaagaaaagtctaggaaaacaacagataggttatCTGCAACattggcgactgtcctaaatgtacaTCAGTACTCATTTATCGATTTGTTTAATTCGAGAAAATATCGACCGACTAATTCCGTCATATACCAGTTCCGACTATCAGCATCGTCGAAGGCTCCTTTGAACAAGCGTACGTCGCCAACGTCAAGGGCctgcctctgtagtgtaacggttatcGCAATTATCTGCCGTCCTTAGAGGCAAGGCCCTACCCAGGCATATTTTTTCGGAGGGGGTTAGGTTTTGGTGGCGTTGGAGgaccgaaaacaaaaactatagtaaCAAATATTTTTACTTCAAAATTGATTTTGTTGAAGGAAcagtttgaaatagttttagaacAGTATCGTTTACAACTCAGTGAGTGAAGCTGAAAATTAAATTCATAACGGTCTGGTGGGCAGAACGCGCTTTAACAGGTGCATGGAGTACGACACAAAAATAGCTGTCATTTAACTAAAAATTGGGATTACCTAATGTTTCACTGTATTAAACATATTTAGAAGTTTATTTAAAATCTTCTAGTTGATCGATAACATAAAATATTCATCGGTGTTTATTGAAATCGTTTTCATGGTGCAAAATGCACTAAAAACATAACAAACTATacgtatatctcaccaaaattaaaattcccACTTATGTTTTCAGTAAATGTGTTAACTATATTCATGTAGAAACATTTAGAGAcggcacagattttataggttaaatttatttatttattttacaaatgcaTGTATATATAATAATTCTgatttattgtaggctatttcaaaacccgtatatgctgcttattttgtcaagttcacttttGTTCCAGAGAGTTTCTAAACTCAGCCGTAGGTACAGCCTTCGTTAGAAGGTCGGGTTGGATTCCCGTTACGCCAGAGATGTATGTATCCCAGGAGGGGTTTTGCGGTTAAAACGTGACATGCAATTTACTTGCATTGGGGGTGTGCcaactgccagagatttatgaatgccaGGAGGGCTGGTTTTCTGGTTAAAATGGGACATGCAACTCAAATACGAATGTGATTACGTCTGAAGAAACTGCACCTCTACGGCGagaagacacgagtttactatacTGACGTCGAGAATATCTCCGAGCAAAAGAGCAGACATTGTTCTGCCAACACTTTTAATTTCGATAAGCTGGATGTGTTCATTATTCGAACTGGTTGAATGTCAGTCTATACAGGCTAGAGGATATATATGGAATGGTATACATTACTATTTCTCCATATTTGTCTGTTTTAATCTTTTATACAGCTCTAAACTTTGTATTTAATGTTTCAGGAAAACTTGTGCTGAAGATTCCATGGGAGAGTCTGTACAGTGCTCGAGTGATAATAAGTTTGGAAAGGTTATTCTTGCTGGCAGTTCCCAATCAGGATATCAAATACGATCCAAAGAAAGAGGAGAAGGCACTTCTAGAATATAAGCAAAAGGAACTGCTGAGAATTGAAAAGGCTAAACAGCAGGAAAAAGAGAAAGGTAAACATGCATTCATCTATTCCAGTAGTTTATCGTGTGTTTCGATATTCGTGAAATTTCTGGTGTTGAAGTTCTTCGTGTTGTGAATTACAGTACTTTCTTGTGAGTGTGAAGTGGATGTGAATGTTCTGGATATTTTTTAAGTTGTGTCTTATGTGTGTTGTCTTCTGGTGTAAGATCACTTTCCATCAGAGCCTCTCATTTCCCTGATCCATCTACAGCCATTTGTGGTAATTTTTGACTCGCGTATATATTGTACCAGTTGTTTCATAAGTCCCTAGACCTACGTTCTCATTGTGTGTCTGAAGAACCCCTGTGTCCTCTTATACAGAGTATCAGTAATGGTTTCCAATactttgtacacaactttgttgGGTACTAACTGCAACTGACCGTATTTCTGGTACTTTTTATGCAGGATTTTCAATTCCTCTTTCGATTTTGTGAGGtgtgtcagtctttgattgttctTTCAGGTGGAAGAGGGTATCAGCTACATATGctgcttccagttttataactgtgttgtaatgttttagTTTTTCATGTATGGATACGCATTTTTGTAGACATCCCAAGGTAATTTTGGCGCTTGTTTTTCTTATTTGGATCGAGGATATTTCAGTTTAGATTCCTTGTTATTACTTCACCAATGTATTTGAAATGCGTGAAAATTTTGAGTTTATTCCATTTATGGTTATTTCCTTTAATTATGTTGGTTTTTAGAACATAATTTCTGTCTTTTCGAATAATATTTTTAGGAtggttttatttgcaatgttttgaagttatgACGTCTGTGTTTTAGGTTCGTCCATCACCCTTCCGTAGTCATGTTTTAATCTCGAATGGTGCAGCTAATTCACCCCTGAACTTCACTTTGAACTTGGTGTTTGTGAAGGTCAATTTTATCATATTTGTTAATTTGGGGTGCAAGCCAACGTGTCCTTGAATTTATAGTAGAACTTCCCTGTGGATGCTAATTATGCCAAGTCTTCAGTGAAACGAAGgcaatttgttttttattttttattttggggGCATTCATTTCTTAGACTATTCTCTCATTGTCATATCTAGAGCGAATTCGGACCGTAGAGTTACCGAGCAAATTGATGTATTCCCAAAGACGCACAACAGATGCTGTCAagtgtgtacactgttttatttaaaagttattttacACATGTTCTTACACACACGCAATAATGAACCTCCATCTTGACAAAAATCTGACTGCTACAGCAGCATTTCACAACCAGCTACCAACATAACCAATTCACATACGGTAGGCCTACTTGACTTCAACAACTTGACTAACACGACTCCCACACATGTCTCATTGAAACAAATCAACTCGTACGTTGCTTGACCAGTCTTCTAGAAGAATAtgaacaacaatcaatcaatcaatactgatctgcatttagggcagtcgcccaggtggcggattccctatctgttgctttcatagccttttcctaaatgatttcaaagaaattggaaatttattgaacgtctcccttggtaagttattccagtctctaattccccttcctataaacgaatatttgccccagtttgtcctcttgaattccaactttatcttcatattgtgatcttgcctacttttataaacgccattcaaaattattcgtctactaatgtcattccacgccatctctccgttgacagctcggaacataccacttagtcgagcagctcttcttctttctctcaattcttcccaacacaaactttgcaacatttttgtaacgctactcttttgtcgaaaatcacccagaacaaatcgagctgcttttctttggattttttccagttcttgaatcaggtaatccggtgagggtcccatatactggaaccatactctagttgaggtcttaccagagacttatacgccctctcctttacatccttactacaaccgctaaacaccctcataaccatgtgcagagatcggtacccattatttacaatcatatttatgtgattaccccaatgaagatctttccttatattaacacctagatacttacaatgatccccaaaaggaacttccaccccatcaacgcagtaattaaaactgagaggacttttcctatttgtgcaactcacaacctgatttttaaccccgtttatcaacataccattgcctgctgaacATCTCACAACATTTGAGGTCAtgaagcagttgctcacaatcttgtaacttatttatcactctatagagaataacatcatccgcaaaaagccttacctccgattctactcctttactcatatcatttatatatataagaaaacataaaggtccgataatacttccttgaggaaattcccctcttaattatcacagggtcacctactctaattctctgagatctattttctagaaatatagcaacccattcagtcactcttttgtctagtccaattgcactaatttttgcgaGTAGTCTTCCATGATTCCCCGTAAatttgagagtctccaatagcctatttacaatgtaaggaagtttCTAGACAATTCTAGTCACAGTTTGCGCTGTTCTGGACTTACTGCATTGTGTTtcacaatattgcagtggattttACATAATATATACAAGCAATGATAGATTATatgctattaattacgtgttctttcattaaataaactcatgttaatatatatacagaatatatatcatgacataacctcacactaatacgatcgatcaatcaatcaatcaatcaatcaatcaatcaatcaatcaatcaatcaatcaatcaatcaatcaatcaatcaatcaatcaatcaatcaaacaatcactactgatctgcatttagggcagtcgtccaggtggcagataccatatcagttgtttttctagtcttttcttacatgattgcaaagaaattggaaatttattgaacatcttccttggtaagttattccaatccctaactccccttcctataagcgaatattttccccaatttgtcttcatatcaggatctttcctacttttaaagacaacactaaaATTCATGCGTCTCCTGATGTCCTCCCCCGCCAtatctcaactgacagctcgaaacataccctTTAGCCGAGCAGTTCatctcctatctcccaagtcttcccagcccaaacttttcaacattttagtgacgctactcttttgtcgtaaatcgcccagaacaaatcgagctgttctcctttggattttttcagttcttgaatcaagtaatcctggcgagggtcccatacactggaacattaccctagtttgggtcttactagagacttatatgccctctcgtttacatccttactgcaacccctaaataccctcataaccatgtgcagagatctgtaccctttatttacaatcacatttatgtgattaccccaatgaagatctttccttatattaagaccttggtatttacaataatccccaaagggaactttcaccccataaacgcagtaattaaatctgagaggacttttcctatttgtgaaactcacaacctgacttttaaccctgtttatcatcacaccattacctactctccatctcacaacattatcgaggtcattttgcagttgcttacaatcgtgtaacttatttattactctgtacagaataacatcacccgcaaaagccttatctctgattccacttctttacacatatcattgatatatgtaagagaacataaagttccaataatactgccttgaggaattcccctcttaattattaaagggacagataaagtttcgcctaccctaattctctgagttctgttttctagaaatatagcaacccattcagtcactcttttgtctagtccaattgcactcatttttgccagtagtctcccatgatccaccctatcaaatgctttagacaggtcaatcgcgatacagtccattagacttacagaatccatgatatctgctatatcttgctggaatcctacaagttgagtttcagtggattaacctttcctgaaactgaactgccttctatcgaaccagttattaatttcataaacatttctaatataatcagaaagaatgccttcccaaagcttacatacaatgcatgacaaacttactggcctgtaattttcagctttatgtctatcaccctttcctttatacataggggctactatagcaactctccattcatctggtatagctccttcgaccaaacaataatcaaataagtacttcagatatggtactacattccaacccattgtctttagtatatccccagaaatctgatcaattccagccgcttttctagttttcaacttttgtatcttattgtaaatgtcattgttatcatatgtaaattttaatacttcattggccttagtctcctcttctatctcgacattatccttgtaaccaacaatctttacatactgctgactgaatacttctgcctttatacacactccccttgttgttcattaattatttctggaatatcctttttggaaactgtttctgccttaagatacctatacatacccttccattttcactaaaatttgtatgactgccaattatgcttgccatcatgttatccttagctgccttctttgctagattcaattttctagtaagttccttcaatttctccttacttccatagccatttctaactctatttctttccagtctgcacctccttcttagtctctttatttatctattatataaggtgggtctttaccattccttacctccgttaaaggtacaaacctgtttttgcattcctcaacaatttctttaaacccatcccagagtctgcttacatttttatttacagttttccacagatcatagttactttttagaaactgcctcatgcctgctttatcagccatatatctatctaggtattctgccttatggcaggtcttgtcatgggatgaacctcttccactgttgcctgtcctgcgccaagtttttcatgtccgaatatttatttccttggatattgtccaacatttgatattttttccttcctcttcctcgtttgcctttcaccattccttctactccttctttcagtaaacagtcccttctcaaacaatgtccgatccagttcatt is drawn from Anabrus simplex isolate iqAnaSimp1 chromosome 1, ASM4041472v1, whole genome shotgun sequence and contains these coding sequences:
- the LOC136877287 gene encoding intermembrane lipid transfer protein VPS13A-like → MVFEDILVSLLNRFLGDYVENLDPSQLKIGIWGGDVVLQNLIMKQNALDELNLPIKTLYGHLGKLVLKIPWESLYSARVIISLERLFLLAVPNQDIKYDPKKEEKALLEYKQKELLRIEKAKQQEKEKGSSITLP